The Apodemus sylvaticus chromosome 18, mApoSyl1.1, whole genome shotgun sequence genome includes the window GAAGGGAGGGCATTGACTGCCCATTTTTATAAGTTCGGCCCTTATCCTGAGAGAGGCGTGAGGTGGGCACAGCCAGGTGTACAGGTGAGGTGGTGACAGTCCACGCCAGTCCCTTATCCTGAGAAAGCCGTGAGGAGGGCACAGCCAGGTGTATAGATGAGGTGGTGACAGTCCAGGTAAGGTGGTGACAGTCCAGGTGAGGTGGTGACAGTCCAGGTGAGGTGGTGACAGTCCAGGTGTACAGGTGAGGTGGTGACAGTCCAGGTGAGGTGGTGACAGTCCAGGTGAGGTGGCGACAGTCCAGGTGAGGTGGTGACAGTCCAGGTGTACAGGTGAGGTGGTGACAGTCCAGGTGTACAGGTGAGGTGGTGACAGTTCACCTCTGCTGTGATGGAGCATTAAGGTGACTAAGATGCCGTCTTCTACTCTATTCTTTTGTGATGCTCACAAGTGCATCTGCATCACGTACAACAGGGGCTACTGAAGCCAGGGTGCAGTGGGCACACCTGGCAGATGATggaggatcccaagttcaaggctGACAGAGTGtgtcagtgcttaagagcacttcctTCTCTCTCAGATATTCAAACTCAGTAGTCTCTCAGCCTACCTCAGGAGTCACaatttcctgtaactccagttcctcaGCATCTCCTGCTCCCCTCTGGCCGCCTTGATGCAGGTGGTGCACTTTATGcattcaggcacacacatatagacattttttaaaaagggggttttattttgttttttaagacaaggtctctattatatagctctggctgtcctagaactccataTATAGACAGGCTAAAGTTCAAAGTGAAGTTGGGAGTATAGTGCGGTGCAGAGTGCTGTCTTGCATGTGTAAGACCCTAAGACCAATTCCAGCATCTGCCCCCTCCAGATGTAAATATAGATCAGAACAAAATGTGGCACTCTAAAATGTCCTATAAATAAAGCACATATCCTGAAGGGCAGCTGTACTGATCCTGGTGCCTGACAAACCTGATATCTTGTGTCTTTTCCAGGGCATTATTCCTGCTCAGCAAGGGGATGGTAAGTCAAGGCTGGGTGTGTGCTGCTGTGTTGCGGGCATGAGGCCACCTGCAGGGGATTttctgtacagtgcattattcTCAAGAGCAGGGGTTGTGCCCCGACGGGCTTCATTTGGGACTCTGAGGTTTCAGGTGGTAGGTGTGCAATTGAGAAAGCTTGCAGTGGAACGGCCTGTAccctagtttctttgttgtatccAGCTTTGTTTGATTGTTTAAGGTAAGGTCtctcaatgtagccctggctgttctggaactctttgtagaccaggctggcctcaaactcacagagatctgcctgcccctgcctcccaagtgctgggattaaaggcaagtgctacCACACCTGACCTCATTGCACCCAGCTTTGCTATCTGGGGGTTGGGTGGATCCCCAGCTGTTGGACTAGAAACAGTGATGCCCACCCTCTTACCCCCTAGCTGCTGCTGATGGAACGCAAGCTGCAGGAGGTGCACCCACTGCTCACCCTGTGTGGGCAGATTGTGGAGAACTGGCAGGGCAACCCCATCCAGAAGGAGTCACTCCGTGTCTTCTTCCTGGTGCTGCAGGTGACCCACTACCTAGATGCTGGGCAGGTATGTTGTGGCTCGGGGTCTGTGGGGAGGGTTTCCTCATGATGTGATCTTGTTGCATGTTTGTGAGTGCACGAATGTACATGCAGGGGTCCCCACTCTAGCACGGTTGGTGGCCCCCTCATACATAGCCCCAAGGGTAGAGGGTGTTCACAGAGCAGTTTTGTCTATCCTCATTTGAGGAAGACTTGATGGCCTCACATTCATTGAGTGCACACTTGGTTGGAGGCCTCTGAAGGAAGTTCATGGAGGCCATGAAGACAAAGCGGAGTAGCATGCTACACACCCCTGTCCCAGCTCCCCGCAGCGTGTGAGGGTCAGTAGGGACCAAGACCTGGTAGCTGAGTTCATATGATGGCCTCAGCCTATGAGCAGTGGGAGCTGCCTTGCCTGCCTTTGCCCTTTCCTGTTCCTGTGGGCCCAATGGATGTACATCCCTGTGAGGTTGTGGGCCCCCAAGAAATGCTCAGTGAACCTGTTGTTAGTAAGGGCCTTTCCTTGTGTTCCCATTGGCCCAGCTCCCCATACAGCATGTAAGAACGCGGAAGCTTCTAGTGCTCCCTGAGTGCTGAGAGCCTTAGCTGTCCCGACAGGAGGGTTGGCAGATGCCACGGCGCTAACAGGGTTCTGTTTGTGGGAGGCAACTACTTCTTGCCTCCTTGAAGCCTGGCTTCTGGGAGGCTAAGACCTGAGGAGAAGAGCTCCTGCAGTAGGAGAGAGTCCCCATGCAGGAGCTGTGCAGGGCTGCAGGCCCCAGGGTGCAGTGCTGAGACACGCATGCCACAGGTGAAAAGCGTCAAGCCGTGCCTGAAGCAGCTGCAGCAGTGCATCCAGACCATCTCCACGCTGCACGACGACGAGATCCTGCCCAGCAACCCCGCCGACCTCTTCCACTGGCTGCCCAAGGAGCACATGTGCGTGCTCGTCTACCTGGTGAGTCCTGCCACCCTGGGCCTGGGCTGGGGGAGGGCCTTGTGACCACCGCCTACTCTCCTTGCAGGTCACAGTGATGCATTCGATGCAGGCTGGTTACCTGGAGAAGGCACAGAAGTACACAGACAAGGCGCTCATGCAGCTGGAGAAGCTGAAGAGTAGGTGCTGCCTGGGCGGGGCCCAGCCATCCAAGGGTTCCCTGACACTAGGACATTGCCATGTTCAGGGAGGCCAGGGTCAGGAGCCAGCCTCACCTACCTGCTATGAACCCTGCAGATTCTAGGGTTCGAGCCACACACTGAACTGTTTCATGCATCCTGGGGCTGCATGTGGCCTTAGCATCCCTCTGAGTCTCTGAGCCTGTGGAactgtgcttttctttttgtcaAGCTGGCTTGGCAACGTTTTCCTCACAGGGAGGTCTATGCAGGCCTGCAGGGACTGCCTGAGCTCCCCATGGCTTGGGCTCTGTCCCACTCAGGCATGTACAGTTGAAGACATCTTGGAGAACCCACCCAGCAGATTCTGGAGCCCTTAGCAGGGGTGGCAGGCAGCCTCCTTGGAGATGGCCTGTGTGTAGTGCAGTGCTCAGCCTGGAGTTTCTTGTGGCTTTTGAAACCAGGACCTGACCTGTGCTGGTTAAGCTCCTGCTTTACCTCAGCCCTATCCACTGGGACTTCGCAGCTTTGGAATACTTCACAGTGGCCTTGGCTTGAGCTTATGTCCATATCTAGATGAGGGAGGCTCCAGCAGGGACGAAGTGGGTGGCGGTGTGGTACTGTGCCCCATGTTCACCCTGCCTCCTGTCTGCAGTGCTGGACTGCAGCCCCATCCTGTCATCCTTCCAAGTGATCCTGCTGGAGCACATCATCATGTGTCGGCTTGTCACGGGCCACAAGGCCACCGCACTGCAGGAGGTAGGCGCACGGAGAGCTAGCGGGATGTGGGAGCTGGGCTGGGTGTTGGCACGGGAGTCAAGAAGGGAGGGTGCTGCAGTGACCTGTCACTGCTCTAGCCTGGGCTGTAGGATCCAGTGTAAAGCCAGTAGTCTGGTTCCCTAAAACATGTATGCTTAAGGAACATTGGGATATGACTGGGATCCGTGTCACTAAAGTGCGCAGCTTCCAGAGAACACTGGGGAGGCATTTTATAACCTGAAGCTGGGACAAAGGTCAGCATGGCAAGGAGAAGGGAGACCAGGTTCATCCTCTTCCATGTGGTGACTCCTCCTGCCAGAACCTTGACCCTGGTTTGGCGAGTCGAGGGGAGCATGTCTTCTAGCCTTGGGGCCACACCCCAGGACAGGTCCCCGGACAGGCGTGCCTTGGTTCTCTCCTCAGATCTCCCAGGTCTGCCAGCTGTGCCAGCAGTCCCCTAGGCTGTTCTCCAACCATGCTGCCCAGCTGCACACACTGCTGGTGAGTACGCCCCAGACACTGGGCCCCACTCTTCAGAATCCAGCACATACCTAGCAAAGGATGTGACCCACCCTGAAAGGATCTGCATCTACCCAGGCAGCATCCAAACGTGAGCTCTAGTCTGTTGTGGGGAGGGGTCTTTACAACAGCCTGAAGCTCATCCCAGGACCCAGGTACAAATTATGCTTGCCTATGGTCACTGCGTCGGCTGCCCTGGTTATGACCTGAGCCCTACATGTGTCCCTGTCCTTTCAGGGCCTGTATTGTGTCTCCGTGAACTGCATGGACAATGCTGAAGCCCAGTTTACCACAGCCCTTCGGGTAAGGGTGGCTTCCTGAGCGACAATATGGTGTAAGGTTGGCTGCCACACAGTGTGGAGGCCAGCTTAGGTCTGCTGCAAGGGCTACAAACTTTGAGCCCACATGTACTACAGTTAGCCTCATGGTGGccacaacagtgacacacttcctgttGCAGTGGAAGGGCTGGGGTGAAGAATGCTTGGCTACCCTGGAAAGATATGAGGAAAGGACATATGTATCAGTAGTACAGGGATGCTGGGTAGCCGTTTTGACACCTAGTAAGGTCTAGGACATTCTCAGATGAGTCAGTTTGTGGTGCTCTTGGACTCATGCTGAGTTCTGGGGTTTGGTAGTCACATTATATGGCTGTGCGGTGACTGAGATGTGCCCTTATCCTAAGTCCTGTGATAGATGCTCAGGGACAGAGGACAGGTTTTTACCTCAGGAACGGATCCCCAACAAGGCACCCAGACCTAGACAACTGACCTACTAGTTCCTAAGAAGCTGTCCATTTGGACCAGATACCTCTAGGGAGAGCTCAACTCCCACCGTGCCCACCTGGCCCAAGACCAGGGAAGGATGTCCCTACCTTGGCCTTAATGTCTTTGCAGGAAAGGGAGGCTATTGCCCTGTTCCCCAGGGAGCCTCCAGTAGAGGTTTTGTAGAGCATGTTACAGTCTAAGAGCAAAGTGGCAGGAGCATCCCTCTGACTGTGGCAGAGGAGTCCCCTCCTCGGTTGCTCATGTCTGGACGCTATGTGAAGAGTGAGCTGGCTGCCCACTCCTCTGGCTCCGCCCGCCTCCTGCTGCAGTGCCAGAGCCCTCTGCAGTGCGCCAGGACCCAGTGTTCGTAGTGTTGTCTGGCCTCTGTTATGGCGCAGCCTCAGCTGTGCAGTGTTTAAGTCATGTGCTGAGGGGAGTCCTCATGGACAGTGCATGGAAGGAAGGAGCTATGACAAACACCAGCCTTGTCTTCAAACTCAAGACTCCTGCTGTTCACGGCCTCAGCACTACTGCAGCTCAGGTCAGGGAAGGGAAGCCTGGGCCTTTGTGTGCTAGGCCCACGACTAGGGAATTGGAGTCAGAGGGCCCAGGCTGCTTAGACTCtcacttccttcccctccttcttcctctcaaaCGTCTGGGCTTTTTTTCTAAGGAGTTTGAACTCAAAATTTCACACATGCCGGGCAAGTACTATATTGCCAAACTGTAGGCCCTGCCTATGTTTGTTAAGACAGGATATCTTAGTTGCACAGGCAGGCTTTAAATTCTGATCTTGCCTGGCCAGGTGTGGTAGTATAacaaattccagcacttgggagggagagacatgtggatttctgtaagtttgaagctagcctggtctacaaatggagttgagccacctctccagcctgacaAACATTGTCTTGAAAAAAGTTgtttttgccgggcagtggtggtgcacacctgtaatcccagcactctgggaggcagaggcaggcggatctctgagttcaaggccagcctggtctacagagtgagttccaggacagccaaggctacacagagaaaccctgtctcgaaaaaaccaaaaagaaaaaaaaaagactcagccGCGGTGGTGGGGTggtacacgcctataatcccagcactctgggaggcagaggcaggcggtctATAATCAGTGGTTCGGTGGAGAGACCATGCCCAGCGTGCTTCAGGGCCTCACTGTACATCTGTTGGActacaaagcaaaaacaagctAGGGCAGTTACAGGCCTGTCATTCCAGTGGTGAGGACCCTGAGCCAGAAGAACTGGCTGGACTGTGTAGAGACCACGTCTTGTCATATCCAGTGTTGGTCATTGACAGGCTCAGAATAGCTAGCTAGCTCCACGCTGCCACTGCCAGTGGAGGAGGAGCTAACTCCACTTTGTGCTTGGGTTTGGAGTGAGCTGATTGAGTCTGAAAGAAGCCCTGTGCAGCTCTGGGTCCAGGCGGGCTCCAGCAGGGTGTGACAGAGGCCAGGCCGGGCTCCTAAATGACACATCTTTCATTTCAGCTCACCAACCACCAGGAATTGTGGGCCTTCATCATGACCAACCTTGCGAGTGTGTATATACGGGAAGGAAATAGACACCAAGAGGTAGTAGGTGACATGCTTCATGTTCGGTATCCTTCTCCATCTCTTGTGTGGGGGCTACGGGTGTCCTAGGCACCCACAGATCTTAGAAAAGCCCAGATGTTCTTAGAAAAGCCCAGATGTTTAGTGTTCTATGAGGGTCAGGACTGGGACAGCACTCCTGAGGCCATGTGGCTTCTGTCCCATCCTAAGCCATTCAACCTTTATGACCCTACATtgtacttaaaacaaacaaacaaacatcatagGGTGGTCatgatgcatgcctttagtccaagcacacaggaggcagagacaggtgcatctctgggttcaaggccagcctggtccatagagCAAATTCTAGAATggtgagggctacacagaaactctgtctcaaaagagcaaaacaaagccaggcagtggtggtgcacgcctgtaatcccagcacttgggaggcagagacaggtggatgtctgagtttgaggccagcctggtctacagagtgagttccaggacagccagggctacacagaaaaaccctgtcttaaaaaccaagaaagaaaaaaagaaaagaaaaaggcaaaacaaaaggacaaaaaaaaaaattgtggagTTTGCTTCCAGCTTGAGGCTCTTGCTTGCTGCCAAGCATTCTGTCACAGAGCCACATGTCAGCCCCAAATCAGCTGGGAGTCTTACAAGGGTAGGTTGGCCATCCTCACAGGACCGTCCTCATAAGCCAAGGGCTTCCTAACCAGAGCCACAAAACTTAGGTTTTTTTCCACCTTGAATGTCCCACCCtggagtccctccctccctctctggcctccaccgCCTTCATTCTATCCCTACCGCCATCATCTCATCCACACACACTGTGGCCAGTTTCTCAGGTCTGGGCTGGGAGCAGCAGGAAGCCCAGCCTCTGCCACCCTAGCTgtcagggagctgaggcaggacgCTTGGATCACAGGGACACTGTCCCAGCGTGTCCCCACCCTGCCCCTGTCTCCTACATGGTTCCCTCGGATGAACACTCCATCTTGAGGCTGCTCAGAGCAGGCATGCTGCATGCTGTGATAGTCTTCCCATGGCGTGGCAGAAGCCCTGTTCCCTGTAGCATGTTCAGGGCCTGGCCTCATCGAGGTGGCGTCCTGACTGATGTTTCTCCACCAGCTGTACAGTTTGCTTGAGAGGATAAACCCAGACCACAGCTTCCCAGTCAGGTGAGCCGCCTGTGTCCAGCACAGGCATTGCACTCCTCCATGCTCTGGGGTGGTATATGTTCCTGTGGGCCCCAGACCTCCATACCTACTCAGCACTGCTCCCCACACCCTTTAGACAGTCTGCAGGGCTGCCTTTGGGACATTCCTGTACCAACTGTGACTCTGATTCCCTGCAGCTCCCAATGTCTCCGAGCAGCAGCCTTCTACGTGCGAGggctcttctccttcttccaggGCCGCTACAACGAAGCCAAGTAAGTTTGGATCAGGGTGACATGTCTGGTAGCCTCTCCTTCCTcagactgcctctgcttctctatgaCCGATACCTGCAGGGCCTCAGCATCTTTTTTCCTCTTGTAGGCGATTTCTTCGAGAAACTCTAAAGATGTCGAATGCAGAGGACCTGAACCGCCTCACAGCCTGCTCCCTCGTGCTGCTGGGTCACATCTTCTATGTGCTGGGAAATCACAGGGTGAGTCCCTCCCTCGCCGGTGCACAGAGTGAGTCAGTCCCAAGACCTGAGGAAGACCACCATGGAGCATGTCCTGTACTGTCCTGGAATCCCGGGTGTGGAAGACATgggggcctgggggggggggcttccagGATGTCAGATGCACAAGCCTCAGAACTAGGAGACAGTTGCTTCCTGCCATGTTCCTGTGGGCTTCCTAGCATACCATCCCTTGGGAGTCCATGGTCCCAAGGGTCTGAGAACCTTAGATGAGACTGACAACGTCAGACCCTCCTGTCTGAGGCACCATCAACCACCTGACTTTACAAGACTTTTTgcttcaaattattttaaaatgtagtgaGGGGAGCTTGGCCACAGAGAGCAGAGTGGCCTTAGTGTTCCCGTGCTGTGGTCTGCACATTGGGCGGA containing:
- the Mau2 gene encoding MAU2 chromatid cohesion factor homolog isoform X1, whose amino-acid sequence is MAAQAAAAAQAAAAAQAAAAQAAQAEAAESWYLALLGFAEHFRTSSPPKIRLCVHCLQAVFPFKPPQRIEARTHLQLGSVLYHHTKNSEQARSHLEKAWLISQQIPQFEDVKFEAASLLSELYCQENSVDAAKPLLRKAIQISQQTPYWHCRLLFQLAQLHTLEKDLVSACDLLGVGAEYARVVGSEYTRALFLLSKGMLLLMERKLQEVHPLLTLCGQIVENWQGNPIQKESLRVFFLVLQVTHYLDAGQVKSVKPCLKQLQQCIQTISTLHDDEILPSNPADLFHWLPKEHMCVLVYLVTVMHSMQAGYLEKAQKYTDKALMQLEKLKMLDCSPILSSFQVILLEHIIMCRLVTGHKATALQEISQVCQLCQQSPRLFSNHAAQLHTLLGLYCVSVNCMDNAEAQFTTALRLTNHQELWAFIMTNLASVYIREGNRHQEVLYSLLERINPDHSFPVSSQCLRAAAFYVRGLFSFFQGRYNEAKRFLRETLKMSNAEDLNRLTACSLVLLGHIFYVLGNHRESNNMVVPAMQLASKIPDMSVQLWSSALLRDLNKACGNAMDAHEAAQMHQNFSQQLLQDHIEACSLPEHNLITWTDGPPPVQFQAQNGPNTSLASLL
- the Mau2 gene encoding MAU2 chromatid cohesion factor homolog isoform X2 translates to MAAQAAAAAQAAAAAQAAAAQAAQAEAAESWYLALLGFAEHFRTSSPPKIRLCVHCLQAVFPFKPPQRIEARTHLQLGSVLYHHTKNSEQARSHLEKAWLISQQIPQFEDVKFEAASLLSELYCQENSVDAAKPLLRKAIQISQQTPYWHCRLLFQLAQLHTLEKDLVSACDLLGVGAEYARVVGSEYTRALFLLSKGMLLLMERKLQEVHPLLTLCGQIVENWQGNPIQKESLRVFFLVLQVTHYLDAGQVKSVKPCLKQLQQCIQTISTLHDDEILPSNPADLFHWLPKEHMCVLVYLVTVMHSMQAGYLEKAQKYTDKALMQLEKLKMLDCSPILSSFQVILLEHIIMCRLVTGHKATALQEISQVCQLCQQSPRLFSNHAAQLHTLLGLYCVSVNCMDNAEAQFTTALRLTNHQELWAFIMTNLASVYIREGNRHQELYSLLERINPDHSFPVSSQCLRAAAFYVRGLFSFFQGRYNEAKRFLRETLKMSNAEDLNRLTACSLVLLGHIFYVLGNHRESNNMVVPAMQLASKIPDMSVQLWSSALLRDLNKACGNAMDAHEAAQMHQNFSQQLLQDHIEACSLPEHNLITWTDGPPPVQFQAQNGPNTSLASLL
- the Mau2 gene encoding MAU2 chromatid cohesion factor homolog isoform X3 — its product is MCLQMEEEWLISQQIPQFEDVKFEAASLLSELYCQENSVDAAKPLLRKAIQISQQTPYWHCRLLFQLAQLHTLEKDLVSACDLLGVGAEYARVVGSEYTRALFLLSKGMLLLMERKLQEVHPLLTLCGQIVENWQGNPIQKESLRVFFLVLQVTHYLDAGQVKSVKPCLKQLQQCIQTISTLHDDEILPSNPADLFHWLPKEHMCVLVYLVTVMHSMQAGYLEKAQKYTDKALMQLEKLKMLDCSPILSSFQVILLEHIIMCRLVTGHKATALQEISQVCQLCQQSPRLFSNHAAQLHTLLGLYCVSVNCMDNAEAQFTTALRLTNHQELWAFIMTNLASVYIREGNRHQEVLYSLLERINPDHSFPVSSQCLRAAAFYVRGLFSFFQGRYNEAKRFLRETLKMSNAEDLNRLTACSLVLLGHIFYVLGNHRESNNMVVPAMQLASKIPDMSVQLWSSALLRDLNKACGNAMDAHEAAQMHQNFSQQLLQDHIEACSLPEHNLITWTDGPPPVQFQAQNGPNTSLASLL